The nucleotide sequence ATCGAACTGCATGGGCGTCTCGGACGCGTTGCTTCTCACGCACCTGACGAAATGCGGTCTCGCGTGCACCAAAGTCCTTAGCAAGTTGTCGAGTCGCGTGTGGAAATCTTGAGTCAAGGTGGAAATTGGCTCGTCCCCGTTCAGCCTGcaatcgagagaaagagagcgccaTGATTTATTCCACGCAGCTGCTGTCATATATACTCGTTCTTTCCACGAAATGCGGATGTATGACGGTATAACGAGATTCCCCGCGTGTATATTCATTTTTCTAATTATGATAAGCTTTGAAGCACATATTTTTCCGAAATCTCGAGCTCGCTGTATACTCACAGGTCAGTGTGGGAGGTCGGCGATATGCGAAAACTAACACCTCTGGGCACCGTATCGCTGGCGTAAAGAGCTTTGAGCTCGCTTCCAAAGAGGTGAGTGGCAAAGCCGAAATTGCACGTGTGTTTGTAGAAGACCGCCACCAGGTCATCCGGTACGACGTCCTTATTCGTGTCTGAAAAGCATCGCATAGTAATGAATACACAAAGGCCGCAGCGCGCCCGCGCACACAGCGCAATTAACTTTCGCGTACATAACATTACGGCTTACCCAGGAAGTCGGACGCGTCGTAGGTCACCCGGCCGGCAAAGTGTTGAATTCCGAAGGAGCGACAGTCGAGGGTTCGCGGCTCGAACAGTCGTGGGTTTTGCTTGTGCTGCACCTTGACCTTGGACACGTAGCTCTCGGCTGTGCCCCTAATCGAGCACTCGACGTCCAGCATGCTCAAGAGACCCGTGCGCTGCGATTCGCAAAAAGCAAACTATACTATACCACACAGGATATAGCGTAGTAAGAAGCAGCCGTGAGCTCATACATACCAGAGAGGATATGAGATCGATGCAGGGCACATTGTCGACGTAATCGACCTCGACGTCGCACCTGATGCCCTCGTCTCTGCAGCTCTCGATCGAGCTCTTGAATATGTGGGTGTTGTAAAAGTGCTGCATCGTCTCGGCGCAGAGATTGATGCAGAGGTGCTCCAGCTGGCTCGGCTTCGGGTCCTCGAAACCGAACATGTCAAGGATGCCGATGAAGCCGTCCGTCGCGTGTCGCACCGCGTTATTCAAGGCCGTCATGCTCCTCGAGCCGGTTCCGCCTAAATGGACGAGCGTTACGTGTGAAACGTCGATATttactgagagagagagagagagagagccaacgCAGCTCTTTTCCCTCGATGCGTATAATTGACATAATTGGAAACGGGGGGTGGAAAAAAAGGGAAGAAGCATCGCACAGTGGAAGAAAATTGCTCGATGAATAGACGCTCGattaaaagaagaagaagaagtagtCGACACGTACCTGCTGAGCTGCCGATAGTCGAGGCGTGCTGACTCGTTACTTCGGCTTGATTGTGAACCGATTCATTAGAATCCGAAGACAGAGTGCCGAGGGTCGAGCCGAGTCTTTTCAAGCTGTTCGCCCTCCTGACGATCGTCGCTACCGTGCGACAGTAAAGAGCCTTCGCCAGGGAGTCCCTCGTCATGTTCGACTAcgtcgatgaaaaaaaattgacgttcATTACGATAGGCGACAGTTTTATACAGAAAATCAATGCCGTACACGCACCATATTCGCGTCGCAGACGGACTTGACGAGCTGACCTCTCGCGTTGTGCGTTCGGGAGGTGAGACCGCGCAGAAGAGCGGATGGTGTGACGCCGAGCAGTGCTGCTACTGAGGCAAGCTCGTTCTCGCCGATCACGCCGACCTCGACTCCAGGACCGTCCGTGAAGCCGACGTTGCCCAGGATCAGCACTGCTGCGAGGACCCGCACCACGTCGAGGAAGGGGATGCCGAGGACACCTGCGATTAACGAGCCCATTAAGTACTAATGCAgagtataaatatttagaCAATCGTACCCAAGCAAGCCTTCCAGGCCTGAAACCTGACGGCATCCTCGGCCTCGTCCTGTCTCGTGTCCCCGTGCTGCAGATACCTCAGATTCTTCAGGTTGTACCCCTCGAGGTTCAGTCTGACTCTCTCGTCGTGCGAGAGTCCCGCAAGCATCTGGTAGAATATATGGTAATTCTTCTCGTCGGGAAGCGGCCGAATGACGCGCGTCTGGTCCAGGAAGTAGCAGTGGATCTTCGTTCTGTACAGCGCGCCGTCCGTCACCTGTACCTCGATGAAGTGACCCTGTTGACGATTCGAAAATGCATCCGTCAATAACGATCCAGCCATAAATTCACGACGTCGCGTGGCACACATCTACGTACTATTCTGGAGCTCTCGGAGTTGGTGGCGGTTTTCGCGGAACCGAGAGAGCGGAGAACCGTGAAAGCGGCTGCGAGATGTTTGAACGCGTCGGTCTCAGGGCCACCGCCGGCTACGTCGAACAActgccgcagcagcagcatcgacgCGTACGTCTTTCCGGAGCCACTTGTGCCtgcgagaagaaagaaaaagaaaaatatttaatagaaTTTCTACGTTATATAAGCTACATGGCGAACTAAACTTACCGGACAGGATGATGGCCTGGGGATAGCCGGTTTCGGACTGCTGTCGCACGGCCTCCTGCACGACCCTGTTCAGGTGCGGAGTCAACGGTACGGCCCTGGTGCTCGTCAAGGTCAGCGGATTTCCCACGTTCGTGTACGGGTTCAGGCAGACCAGGATCGGCCCGACGTTCGTCTGCAAAGCGATCGTTACTTTATTGTCTCTCTATATGGTTAATTACGATGCGCTCGTGCCACTGCAATTAATTAAGACGTTCCCCATTCTACGTCTTAAGGGCATTCCTTCATTAAGACTCGCGCTCGCATGTACGCATGAAAGGGACGCTTCGTTCGCACGTTTAATTATGCCGCGCGAGTGTGTTTTCGCGCTATAAAATTATGCGCGACTCGCTGGGATCGCAAGGAACAAAAAAAAGTGCGAGTGTGAGTAATCAAAACGCAAAAAGTTTCATGAGTCAGTTCTTCCACGCGCATATGACTcatacgcgcgagcgagcctgattttttcgaaaaatctcgATCGTACCTGCGTTGCTTCTCGttacaaaatttatacaaaat is from Nasonia vitripennis strain AsymCx chromosome 1, Nvit_psr_1.1, whole genome shotgun sequence and encodes:
- the LOC100121336 gene encoding unconventional myosin-IXb isoform X2, with amino-acid sequence MATLGLSKVFILDKYFTELQKFWETEKKLQDASSSNEAVHLQQRLRSLSTELVTLRNRLHVGQPAGAAGGAGSNNNSSSSGKPDKSPSSGAPAVPPRTSLAHTAGSSGHTLTASALVHQQQHGHGTAGPGLNGTALNGSSNHRMADLEPAKRHCSLPDDGMVSCVTALTTRTTSSAVISDAKSSSKQQQQQQGKTGSNGQQQQQIVGPVNSAALDDLIHLPGPLTEDAVLKCLQARFCAKHYHTNVGPILVCLNPYTNVGNPLTLTSTRAVPLTPHLNRVVQEAVRQQSETGYPQAIILSGTSGSGKTYASMLLLRQLFDVAGGGPETDAFKHLAAAFTVLRSLGSAKTATNSESSRIGHFIEVQVTDGALYRTKIHCYFLDQTRVIRPLPDEKNYHIFYQMLAGLSHDERVRLNLEGYNLKNLRYLQHGDTRQDEAEDAVRFQAWKACLGVLGIPFLDVVRVLAAVLILGNVGFTDGPGVEVGVIGENELASVAALLGVTPSALLRGLTSRTHNARGQLVKSVCDANMSNMTRDSLAKALYCRTVATIVRRANSLKRLGSTLGTLSSDSNESVHNQAEVTSQHASTIGSSAGGTGSRSMTALNNAVRHATDGFIGILDMFGFEDPKPSQLEHLCINLCAETMQHFYNTHIFKSSIESCRDEGIRCDVEVDYVDNVPCIDLISSLRTGLLSMLDVECSIRGTAESYVSKVKVQHKQNPRLFEPRTLDCRSFGIQHFAGRVTYDASDFLDTNKDVVPDDLVAVFYKHTCNFGFATHLFGSELKALYASDTVPRGVSFRISPTSHTDLLNGDEPISTLTQDFHTRLDNLLRTLVHARPHFVRCVRSNASETPMQFDRNVAMRQIRSLQVLETVNLMAGGYPHRMRFKAFNARYRLIAPFKQLRRSEEQAIEDTKLILQNAQQLKSSFNASTSWALGKRHIFLSEGIRQQLENLRSEIRRRAATGIQASWRGWRIRRRWTLRRSKLGSGLPSGSIGQKQSQHQSTSSVVAAAAAAAAAAAAAAGSGTLQRNIAATAAGSGTGVRPRPQPIAGTPPPDPSEKCADPKMIQQTCTLFGLDLERPPPVPPSRSYTVTGNTKLGYPQTRVMKTPFPEEGEGEVVLLKGETVLVIGASPRRGHLLVEHNNTTLHVPYQFMELKPCNINV